The following are encoded in a window of Microtus ochrogaster isolate Prairie Vole_2 linkage group LG7_11, MicOch1.0, whole genome shotgun sequence genomic DNA:
- the LOC101987802 gene encoding fatty acid-binding protein 5, with the protein MASIKDLEGRWRLTESQGFEEYMKELGVGLALRKMGAMAKPDCVITCNGNNITVKTESTFKTTQFSCTLGEKFDETTADGRKTQTICTFTDGALVQHQNWDGKESTITRRVKDGKLVVDCVMNNVTCTRVYEKVK; encoded by the coding sequence ATGGCCAGCATTAAGGACCTCGAGGGGAGGTGGCGCCTGACGGAAAGCCAAGGCTTTGAGGAATACATGAAGGAGCTAGGAGTAGGGCTGGCTCTTAGGAAGATGGGTGCCATGGCCAAACCAGACTGTGTCATCACGTGTAACGGCAACAATATTACTGTTAAAACCGAGAGCACTTTCAAGACGACACAGTTTTCTTGTACGCTGGGAGAGAAGTTTGATGAAACTACAGCCGATGGCAGGAAAACTCAGACGATCTGCACCTTCACCGACGGTGCCCTGGTCCAGCACCAGAACTGGGACGGGAAGGAAAGCACAATAACCAGAAGAGTGAAGGATGGAAAGCTGGTGGTGGACTGTGTGATGAACAATGTCACCTGTACTCGGGTCTATGAAAAGGTGAAGTAA